The genomic DNA AAGCATCATTTCTATCTATTACACAGTTAATAGCATCATTACCTATGATGAAGAACAAATTACCCTTGCTTAACCCAGTACATGCAAGCTGTACTTGAACTTGAACATAATATTTAAAGAAATATTTATTTTCTAGGAAATTACCAGTTTTATTATATTCAATAACAGCACTTCTTAAATCAATAGAATCACTGCATTTGATCTCAAGTAATTCTGATTCACCTTCTTTATTTATAAACCAACCATCAATTGTAGAACCTACTAAATTGTCTTTTTTACCATACTTTTTGAAGTAATTATACTTATCTATCCCATTAGCATATTTGTTTTTGTATAAAACCTCTATGTTATCAGAATATATACGTATAAATTCATCAAATGCTAAATTTTCTAATACCTTACCCTTTCGCATGCTTAAATTATCTTTAAATGGGATTTCCCTATCTACAGATTTTAAAATCCTTTCAATAGCAAGTCTTGACACATGCTCAGTACCAATAAACATGCTTCCAACTTCACTAGCACCTATACGTCTTAAAGATTGTCTTTGAATACTAAAATCAACTTCACTATTAAACTTAAAATATTCATTCTTAGGAATTTTTGTTAATTTACGACCTATTTTGTTTATTTTATTTTGATTACTTTGATTAGATAAACTAAGATGTTCCACTTTAACCATGTCTCCATTTTTTATAATTTCATTTTTTAATATCTTATTCTTCATAAT from Borrelia coriaceae includes the following:
- a CDS encoding DUF244 domain-containing protein, whose amino-acid sequence is MKNKILKNEIIKNGDMVKVEHLSLSNQSNQNKINKIGRKLTKIPKNEYFKFNSEVDFSIQRQSLRRIGASEVGSMFIGTEHVSRLAIERILKSVDREIPFKDNLSMRKGKVLENLAFDEFIRIYSDNIEVLYKNKYANGIDKYNYFKKYGKKDNLVGSTIDGWFINKEGESELLEIKCSDSIDLRSAVIEYNKTGNFLENKYFFKYYVQVQVQLACTGLSKGNLFFIIGNDAINCVIDRNDAFISKVMFGIEKLEVEVNRIAKYLKQNCDVKNINLDALITLIDNFFKSSCLYNELSKSNYKIDFLDFVKSVDLDTNSYENQRLKGCLLEINDLQCKIDKVENDTKKKHKLELDKITKPIKDKLKLCINSVLGEFSLLEHIHYYLEGNLFSIDTTKRAIKDRFKSLGGDINFNFDSLDLDNDWSTSSISAV